In the genome of Streptomyces sp. NBC_00259, the window GGCGGTGCCTCCACCGGCTCGCTGATCGCGATCGGCACCGTCCTCGTCGCGGGCGGCGCCGGCGCCTACGCCCTGGTCCGCCGCGGCCGCCGCCGCAAGGCGGAGGAGGAGAGGGACGCGCTGGAGAAGCTGCGCGTCGTCGTCGACGAGGACATCACCGCGTACGGCGAGGAACTCGACCGGCTCGACTTCCACCCCTCCGAACGCGGCGCGGACGACGCGATGCGCGCCGACTACGAACGCGCCCTGGACTCGTACGAGGACGCCAAGTCCGCCATGGCGTCGGCCGAGCACCCGCACGACGTCCGCGGCGTCACCGAGGCACTGGAGGAAGGCCGCTACTCGCTCGCGGTCCTTTCCGCACGCCGCGAAGGCGCTCCGCTCCCCGAACGCCGGGCGCCGTGCTTCTTCGACCCGCGCCACGGACCTTCCACCACCGACATGACCTGGACCCCGTCCGGCGGTTCACCCCGCGAGGTCCCGGTCTGCGCCGCCGACGCGGTCCGTCTGCGGGACGGCGAGGACCCGCTCGGCCGCACCGTCGAGACCGAGTCCGGCCGCCGCCCGTACTGGGAGGCCGGTCCGGCCTACGGCCCCTGGGCCGGCGGCTACTACGGCGGCGGCCTGCTGCCGGGCCTGCTCGCGGGCACCCTGCTCGGCAGCGCACTGTCCACCCCCGCCTACGCGGCCGAGTACGGCGGCGGTGACTTCGGCGGCGGTGATGTCAGCGGCGGTGACTTCAGCTCCTCCGACTTCGGTGGCGGCGGCTTCGGCGGCGACTGGGGCGGCGGGGGCGGCTTCGACGGAGGCGGTGGCTTCTGATGCGCACCAAGAAATGGAACGTCGAGATCGTCATCACCGAGAACGACCGCACGACCCAGGCGGAGGCCCGGCTGCGGGGCCAGAACGCCGAACTCTTCGTCGGCGAGGGCACGGCCCACCGCAACCGCTCCGACCAGGACATCCCCCACATCGGCGACGAGCTGGCCGTGGCGCGTGCGCTGACCGGTGTGAGCCACTCGCTGCTGCACGAGGTGGCCTCGGAGATCGAGACCAGGACGGGCGAGCGCGTGGAGCGACTCCGGGAGGGATGACCGGACGGCTTCACGGCCCCGCAAATGTACGGCCCCGCAAAGCGAGTCGGACGGAATCCCGATCCGTTCGGTGACTCGCTGTGCGCGAAGCGTGACCAATATGGCGCGAACCTTCCTTGAGCCGGCCGGGTGGCGGCAAAAGACTTCTCCTGTGCCGGGGCGGGCAGTTGCCCGTACGGGGGTCCACGGCACTTCATCCGCATGCCCGATGTGAGGAAGTCCCCGTATGCCTGACGCCGGCGCTCGACGCACCGCACACCCGATCACGCTGACCGACGGCACCAGTACCCGGACCCGGGAGGTGACCCCTGACGATCTCGGGCCCGTCCAGGCGCTGCACCGCCGCTGCTCACCGGGCAGCCGCGCGCTGCGCTACCACTCGGGGAAGCCCGAGCTGTCCGCGGCGGGATGGCGGCTGCTGACCGACCCGGAGCGCGGCACCACCCTGGTCACCACCACCGCCCAGCGCATGGACCACATCATCGCCATGACCAACGTCATGCGTACCGACCGGCAGGGGGTGGGCGAGTTCGCCGTGCTGATCGAGGACGCGTGGCAGTCCAAGGGTCTGGGCACGGCACTGGCCGCGCACGCGGCCGATGTGGCCCGCCGGGACGGACATCACACCCTGACCGCGGCGGTCGCCGCCGGCAATGCGCCGATGCTCCATGTCCTGGAGAGACTCGACGCGCCGCCGGCCCACGCCTGCGGGCCGGTCCTGGACATCCACATACCGCTGTAGCGGGCACGCGCCCCTGGGGCACGCGCCGGGAAAACGCGTTGCGCGGCGCGGACCGGTGCAGGAGGCTTCCGGCCATGTCCGACAATGAATCCGGCGGATCGCAGGACGTGAGCGCCCTCTTCTCCCAGGGACGGCTCACGTCGATCCCCCGTAAGGCGGCGCGCCGTGAGCAGTTGCTCGTCCACCTGGCGCGGACCCTCTTCGAGCCCGACCGGGCGTACACCGAGCCCGAGGTCAACGACGCGCTCCGCACCGTCCACGACGACTGTTCGGCGTTGCGCCGCTATCTGGTCGAGGCGCACCTGCTGACCCGTACGCGGGACGGCGGCACCTACCGGCGGGCCGCGTAACCGCGCCGGGCGGCACCGTCGAACGCGCCGAACCCCCGTCCGGTCGGGACGGGGGTTCGCCGGCTGCCGTGGAGCCCGTGCTGTAGCCGTGGTGGGGCCTACGGTCAGGCAGCGGCCTTGATCGCGGAGATGTCGAAGTTCAGCTTCACCTTGTCGCTGACCATCACGCCGCCCGTCTCCAGCGCGGCGTTCCACGTCAGACCCCAGTGGGAGCGCAGGATCTCGGCGCTGCCCTCGAAGCCGACGCGCTCGTTGCCGTAGACGTCCGTCGCCACACCGTTGAACTCCAGGTCGATGGAGAGCGGGCGGGTGACGTCCTTGATGGTGAGGTCGCCGGTGATGCGGTACTTCTCGCCGCCCAGCTGCTCGGCCGAGGTCGAGCGGAACGACATCAGCGGGAAGGTCTCGACGTCGAAGAAGTCGCCGCTGCGCAGGTGGCCGTCACGGTCGGCGATACCGGTGTCGACGCTGGCGATCTTGACGTCGATGGCAGCGGTCGAGGAGGCCGGGTCGGAGCCGTCCAGTCGCAGCGTGCCCTCGTGCTCACCGAAGCTGCCGCGGACGTTGGTGACCATGGCGTGGCGGACGGTGAAGCCGATGCTGCTGTGGGCGGGGTCGATGGTGTAGTCACCGCTCAGCGCGGCGAGCGCGGGGTCCACCTCGCGCGGGGCGACGGCGGTGGTGGTCTCGTTCTTGCGGTTGAACAGGCCCATGACTTCTCCTCGTGGATGCTGTGGTCGGGCGGGGTGGTGGCCTTCCCGGCCACTCGTTGAACCTTCAACGACGACCACCATAGAGTCATTCCCGTTCAACGTTCAACATTTCCGTGGGATTTTTCCCGCTCTCCTCCGTGAGCGGATGGTCACACTCCGCCACTTGGACTAACGGACCGACGTTGTTGGACTGGCGGTGCCGCTGCCGTACGACTTCGTTGACCCCGCCCCGGCGCGGCCGCTACCCAGTCCCCATGTCGCTCATCAGAAGGCCCCGCACCGCCTGCGTGGTCGCCGCCGTCACGGCCGCCCTCATGGCGCCGACCGGGCCGGCCCTCGCGGTCCCCGGCCAGGTCCCGGCCGCCACCGCCGCCTCGCCGGTGCTCACCTCGGGGCAGCTCGCCGTCGCCGTCGCGGACGACTTCCCGCGCGTCCTGTCGTACACCGACCGCGCCACGGGCGCCCGTCTGCTCGGCAGCACCCGCCCCGTCACCGAGGTCACGCTCAACGGCACGGCCCACGCCGTGCGGCTCAAGGCCGCACCCGTCGTCCGGGGAGCCGCGGCGGCGTACACCCTGACGTTCCCCGGCCTCCCCGGCGTCGAGATCGACACGACCCTCTCCGTGGCCGGCCGGACCACCACCTTCAAGGTGACGGCCGTGCGCGACACCGAGGCGTTCCGGGTCGGGACCATCGACATTCCCGGGCACGACCTGGTCTCGGTGGGCAGTACGGACGACGGCGCCGCGACCGCGTTCACCCGGCTCGATCCCGACTCGACGAAGACCGCCGACGTCTTCGGCCGGGTCACGGACGAGACCCCGGCCGACGCCTCGCCCGTCGGCGCCTCGTACGCCCTCCTCAACACGGGCGCGCTGGCCGCCGCCGTCGAGTCCAACTCCAGCTACGACAAGCCCTCCGGCGCCACCGGCGGCGACGATGCCCGCTTCTGGCACCAGGCCCGCACGGCGGACGACGGATCCGTCCGCGTCGGCGTCTGGTCCGGGCAGTGGACCTACCGCGGCGACGGCGCCCCACGGCCCGAAAGCGGCAAGGACCTGCCGTGGGCCAAGGTCGTCGTCACTCCCGACGCCAACGCCGACGGAGAGACCGACTGGCAGGACGGCGCCGTCGCGTTCCGCACGATCGGTATCGAGGCGCCGGGCGGCGACGCCACGCCGGACCGGGTCGTCACCCACATCCCGTTCAACTTCGCCAGCCAGGCCACGCACCCGTTCCTGCGCACCCTCGACGACGTCAAGCGCGTCTCGCTCGCCACGGACGGACTCGGACAGCTGGCCGTGCTCAAGGGGTACGGCTCCGAAGGGCACGACTCCGCCCACCCCGACTACGGCGGCAACTACAACAAGCGCGCCGGCGGGCTCCAGGACCTCAACACGCTGCTGAAGGCCGGAAGGAAGTGGGGCGCGACCTTCGGCGTGCACGTCAACGCCACCGAGTCGTACCCGGAGGCCGGGAACTTCAGCGAGACCCTCGTCGACAGGACGAAGCCGGGCTGGAACTGGCTCAACCAGAGCTACTACATCGACCAGCGGCGTGACATCAACAGCGGCGACCTCGCCCGCAGGTTCCAGCAGCTGCGCGACGAGACCGACCCCAACCTCAGCCTGCTCTACATCGACGTCTACTACTCGCACGGCTGGATCGCCGACAAGACGATGCAGGCCGTGCAGAAGCAGGGCTGGAACGTCGCCACCGAGTGGGCCGACAAGTTCGAGCGGGCCTCGCTCTGGTCGCACTGGGCCAACGACCTGGACTACGGGGGCGCCACCAACAAGGGGCTCAACTCCCAGATCATCCGCTTCATCCGCAACGGCGAGAAGGACATCTGGAACAACCACCCGGTGCTCGGCCAGACGGCCCTGGAGGACTTCGAGGGCTGGACCGGGGAGACCGACTGGAATGCCTTCCACGCCAACATCTGGCAGCGGAACCTGCCCGCGAAGTTCCTGCAGCAGGAGCGGATCACCCGCTGGGAGGGCAATGACATCGCCTTCACCGGAGGGCTGCGGGGGACGGTCGAGGACGGCCGCCGCACGTTCCACGACCACGGGCGCAAGGTCCTCGACGGCGACCGCTATCTGCTGCCGTGGGACGGCGGGAAGAAGCTGTACCACTACAACAAGACCGGTGGCACCAGCAGTTGGGCCGTCCCCGGCACGGGCGGCTACACCGTGTACAAGCTCACCGACAACGGACGGGTGAAGGCCGGGACCGTACGCCCCGCCGACGGGAAGGTCACCCTCACCGCCGAGGCCGGACAGCCGTACGTCCTCTACCCGGACCGCGCACCCGCGCCGCGGGACGCCCTCTGGGGCGAGGGCGGCAAGGTCGAGGACCCCGGCTTCAACGACGCACGGCTCGGATCGTGGACGAAGACCGGCGCGGTCGCACGCGACACCGACGATCAGGGGCGCAACAGCGCCGAGCTGACCGGCCGGGCGGCCGCCTCGCTCGCCCAGCGGATCACCGGCCTCACGCCGGGCAAGCGGTACACCGCCTCCGCGTGGATCGAGGTCGAACCGGGAGCCTCACGCCGTACGGTCCTCTCCGCCGGCGGTCGGTCCGTCACCGTCGAACGCTCCACCGCCGAGAACATGGTCGCGGCCTCCGACTGGCACTCCACCTCCTTCCAGCGGGCCAAGGTCAACTTCACCGCCCCGGCCGGCGGCACCGTGACCCTGAGGATCGACGCCGCGCAGGGATCCCCGGCCGCGGTCCGGGTCGATGACGTCCGACTGATCGAGAACGCGCCCGCGGTCAAGGACGGCACGGTCGTGTACGAGGACTTCGAGGCCGTCGACCAGGGCTGGGGACCGTTCCTCAAGGGCGACGCCGGCGGCGTGACCGACCCGCGCACCCATGTCAGCCAGCTGCACGCCCCGTACACCCAGGCCGGGTGGAACGGGAAGGCGGTCGACGATGTGATCGGCGGCGCGGAGTCGCTGAAGGCGCACGACGAGAACAGCGGGCTGGTGTACCGGACCGCGCCGTGGACCGTGCCGATGAAGGACGGGCACACCTACCGGGTCGAGTACGACCACCAGTCGAGCCACGCGGGCGCGTACGAATGGGTCACCGGCTACGACCGGGCCACCGGGGGATCCGTGGAGACCCGCCGGACCCCGATCGGGGCCCAGCGGACCACCGGGCACTTCACCGAGACCGTCACGGCGGGCTGCGGGGACACCTGGACCGGGCTGCGGAAGCGCTCCGACGCCCCCGAAGGTGCCGACTTCGTGCTGGACGGCTTCACCGTGACCGACCTCGGGGCGGCCGGGGCGGCGCCGGCCTGCGGAACGCTGAGCGTGGCCGCGGCCGCCGAGACCCTGGAGCCGGGCCGCGGGAACGAGGTCGAGGCCGTCTTCACCAACGACGAGGCGAGCGCCGCCACGGACGTCTCGGTCGGCCTGGAGCTGCCCGCCGGATGGACGGCGGAGCCCGCGGGCCCGATCGCCTTCGCGTCGGTCGCACCGGGGGAGACGGCCACCGCCACCTGGCAGGTGACACCTCCCGTGGACGCCGAGTACCGGACGTACGAGCTGGGTTCGGCGGCCACGTACACCGTCTCCGGCGGCAGCCGTACGCTCGGCGCGAGGACGAGCGTGCGGACCCTGCCGCCACCGCCGGCCGCCGACACCTGGGCGAG includes:
- a CDS encoding DUF1876 domain-containing protein, producing the protein MRTKKWNVEIVITENDRTTQAEARLRGQNAELFVGEGTAHRNRSDQDIPHIGDELAVARALTGVSHSLLHEVASEIETRTGERVERLREG
- a CDS encoding GNAT family N-acetyltransferase: MPDAGARRTAHPITLTDGTSTRTREVTPDDLGPVQALHRRCSPGSRALRYHSGKPELSAAGWRLLTDPERGTTLVTTTAQRMDHIIAMTNVMRTDRQGVGEFAVLIEDAWQSKGLGTALAAHAADVARRDGHHTLTAAVAAGNAPMLHVLERLDAPPAHACGPVLDIHIPL
- a CDS encoding DUF2087 domain-containing protein, whose translation is MSDNESGGSQDVSALFSQGRLTSIPRKAARREQLLVHLARTLFEPDRAYTEPEVNDALRTVHDDCSALRRYLVEAHLLTRTRDGGTYRRAA
- a CDS encoding YceI family protein; this translates as MGLFNRKNETTTAVAPREVDPALAALSGDYTIDPAHSSIGFTVRHAMVTNVRGSFGEHEGTLRLDGSDPASSTAAIDVKIASVDTGIADRDGHLRSGDFFDVETFPLMSFRSTSAEQLGGEKYRITGDLTIKDVTRPLSIDLEFNGVATDVYGNERVGFEGSAEILRSHWGLTWNAALETGGVMVSDKVKLNFDISAIKAAA
- a CDS encoding endo-alpha-N-acetylgalactosaminidase family protein; this translates as MSLIRRPRTACVVAAVTAALMAPTGPALAVPGQVPAATAASPVLTSGQLAVAVADDFPRVLSYTDRATGARLLGSTRPVTEVTLNGTAHAVRLKAAPVVRGAAAAYTLTFPGLPGVEIDTTLSVAGRTTTFKVTAVRDTEAFRVGTIDIPGHDLVSVGSTDDGAATAFTRLDPDSTKTADVFGRVTDETPADASPVGASYALLNTGALAAAVESNSSYDKPSGATGGDDARFWHQARTADDGSVRVGVWSGQWTYRGDGAPRPESGKDLPWAKVVVTPDANADGETDWQDGAVAFRTIGIEAPGGDATPDRVVTHIPFNFASQATHPFLRTLDDVKRVSLATDGLGQLAVLKGYGSEGHDSAHPDYGGNYNKRAGGLQDLNTLLKAGRKWGATFGVHVNATESYPEAGNFSETLVDRTKPGWNWLNQSYYIDQRRDINSGDLARRFQQLRDETDPNLSLLYIDVYYSHGWIADKTMQAVQKQGWNVATEWADKFERASLWSHWANDLDYGGATNKGLNSQIIRFIRNGEKDIWNNHPVLGQTALEDFEGWTGETDWNAFHANIWQRNLPAKFLQQERITRWEGNDIAFTGGLRGTVEDGRRTFHDHGRKVLDGDRYLLPWDGGKKLYHYNKTGGTSSWAVPGTGGYTVYKLTDNGRVKAGTVRPADGKVTLTAEAGQPYVLYPDRAPAPRDALWGEGGKVEDPGFNDARLGSWTKTGAVARDTDDQGRNSAELTGRAAASLAQRITGLTPGKRYTASAWIEVEPGASRRTVLSAGGRSVTVERSTAENMVAASDWHSTSFQRAKVNFTAPAGGTVTLRIDAAQGSPAAVRVDDVRLIENAPAVKDGTVVYEDFEAVDQGWGPFLKGDAGGVTDPRTHVSQLHAPYTQAGWNGKAVDDVIGGAESLKAHDENSGLVYRTAPWTVPMKDGHTYRVEYDHQSSHAGAYEWVTGYDRATGGSVETRRTPIGAQRTTGHFTETVTAGCGDTWTGLRKRSDAPEGADFVLDGFTVTDLGAAGAAPACGTLSVAAAAETLEPGRGNEVEAVFTNDEASAATDVSVGLELPAGWTAEPAGPIAFASVAPGETATATWQVTPPVDAEYRTYELGSAATYTVSGGSRTLGARTSVRTLPPPPAADTWASDLDWTSAENGWGPVERDLSNGETGTGDGSPLKIGGVAYAKGLGTHAPAKVRYYLGGRCTSLTAEVGVDDVQTSRGSVQFAVAADGAEKVKSPVLRATDAAWQLTADLTGAQYVDLTVSDGGDGNGNDHADWGGARFRCGG